In one window of Candidatus Thermoplasmatota archaeon DNA:
- a CDS encoding ABC transporter ATP-binding protein: protein MIETVGLGRTFDGKAAVDDLNLKIEQGEVFGLLGPNGAGKTTTMRMLACLIRQTSGTAYVNGFEINKENDAQRIRAIVGVLPESPGLYESLSATRNLDFFAQLYGVPKDRRAQRIEELLKMLELWDRRDEPIATYSKGMKQKIAIARAFVHDPQVVFLDEPTAGLDPQASLTVREFLIALKKEGRTVFINSHHLDEVERLCDRIAVMNRTALAVGSPKELARRYWGRTTVIELTNHEPSFTDIVRRFDFALNVRTDDGRILVDLDDPEERNPVIVEALTRAGAKIEYVTELKRSLEDVYMKLIGGGVR from the coding sequence ATGATAGAAACTGTTGGCCTTGGGAGAACCTTCGACGGCAAAGCGGCCGTCGACGACCTGAACCTGAAGATCGAGCAGGGCGAGGTGTTCGGGCTGCTGGGCCCTAACGGAGCAGGCAAGACCACGACGATGAGGATGCTGGCATGCCTCATCCGACAGACCTCAGGGACGGCCTATGTCAACGGTTTCGAGATCAACAAGGAGAACGACGCGCAGAGGATCCGAGCAATCGTGGGAGTCCTTCCCGAATCACCCGGGCTGTACGAGTCTCTGAGCGCCACCAGGAACCTGGACTTTTTCGCGCAGCTGTACGGGGTCCCAAAGGACCGGCGGGCGCAGCGGATTGAGGAACTCTTGAAGATGCTTGAGCTCTGGGACCGAAGGGACGAGCCCATCGCGACTTACTCCAAGGGCATGAAGCAGAAGATCGCCATCGCTCGCGCCTTCGTACACGACCCTCAGGTGGTCTTCCTGGATGAACCGACTGCTGGCTTGGACCCACAGGCCTCGCTGACCGTGAGAGAGTTCCTGATAGCCCTCAAGAAGGAGGGCAGGACGGTCTTCATCAACAGCCATCACCTTGACGAGGTGGAACGCCTCTGCGACAGGATCGCTGTGATGAACAGGACTGCCTTGGCCGTCGGCTCTCCCAAGGAGCTAGCCCGAAGGTACTGGGGCAGGACGACTGTGATCGAACTGACCAATCATGAACCTTCATTCACCGACATCGTCCGTAGGTTCGATTTCGCCCTGAACGTGAGGACGGACGATGGGAGGATACTTGTCGATCTTGACGACCCAGAGGAGAGAAACCCGGTCATCGTGGAGGCGCTCACGAGAGCAGGAGCCAAGATAGAGTACGTGACCGAGTTGAAACGGTCGCTCGAGGACGTGTACATGAAGCTGATAGGAGGTGGCGTAAGATGA
- a CDS encoding nascent polypeptide-associated complex protein produces MMPGGRVNPKQMKAMMKRMGINQEDVDDVEEVVIKTKNKEIVFKDAVVTSVTVQGQKTFHIVGTPQERERKREEVEDEGGIPQSDIKLVMDQTGCTATEARNALEETAGAPAEAILKIMSSKM; encoded by the coding sequence ATGATGCCCGGCGGAAGAGTGAACCCCAAGCAGATGAAGGCGATGATGAAGCGCATGGGGATCAATCAGGAAGATGTCGACGACGTCGAAGAGGTCGTGATCAAGACCAAGAACAAGGAGATTGTGTTCAAGGACGCTGTGGTCACCTCCGTCACGGTCCAGGGGCAGAAGACTTTCCATATCGTCGGCACACCACAGGAACGCGAACGGAAAAGAGAGGAAGTAGAAGACGAGGGGGGAATACCCCAGTCGGACATCAAGCTCGTCATGGACCAGACTGGATGCACCGCAACTGAGGCGAGGAACGCCCTTGAGGAGACAGCCGGTGCCCCTGCTGAGGCCATCCTGAAGATCATGTCCTCGAAGATGTGA